One segment of Stomatobaculum sp. F0698 DNA contains the following:
- a CDS encoding TetR/AcrR family transcriptional regulator gives MEEKKQKAGQIRKKEILDAARKVFLSKGFADTVMEDIITETSLSRGGVYYHYKNKVEILHDLMREGMAYRIEKINEFLSSYSGELDGNAVAQMIVDKMLGESELMSVYAIYLQSMKNNEELRALFPILVEESLKASYSGVKEAREDVYKYFRNDFLIFLMNTIVLGCEILDGARDSFVRNREFFLNTVKLFIDGYDKGKIK, from the coding sequence TTGGAAGAGAAAAAACAGAAAGCCGGTCAAATCAGGAAAAAAGAGATTTTAGATGCGGCTAGAAAGGTCTTTTTGAGCAAAGGATTTGCCGACACGGTAATGGAGGATATTATCACCGAAACATCCCTTTCAAGAGGAGGTGTATATTACCATTACAAAAACAAGGTAGAAATATTACATGATCTAATGCGGGAGGGCATGGCTTATCGGATTGAGAAAATAAATGAATTTTTATCGTCCTATTCGGGAGAACTGGACGGAAATGCAGTGGCACAGATGATTGTCGATAAAATGCTCGGTGAAAGTGAGCTTATGAGCGTATATGCCATATATCTACAATCGATGAAAAACAATGAAGAGTTGAGAGCTTTGTTCCCGATCTTGGTTGAGGAATCCTTAAAAGCGAGCTACAGCGGAGTGAAAGAGGCAAGAGAGGATGTATACAAGTATTTTCGCAACGACTTTTTGATATTTCTTATGAACACGATTGTGCTAGGATGTGAAATTCTGGATGGAGCAAGGGATAGCTTTGTGAGGAACAGAGAGTTCTTTCTGAATACAGTAAAGCTGTTTATTGATGGTTATGATAAAGGCAAAATCAAATAA
- a CDS encoding flotillin family protein, with the protein MDLALLRTLVPVILAVFFLGIILSGYVKAPPDKAFIISGYRKTPKILIGRAGVKIPLLERLDVLYLGQMTVDIKTEQSVPTTDFINVNVDAVAKVRIAPDSKGIEKASRNFLNKKPEQIAMDLQDSLQGNMREIIGTLTLKDINTNRDSFSDQVMMKAAADMEKLGIEILSCNIQNVTDEKGLINDLGADNTSKIKKDAAIAKAQADRDVAIAQAEANKAANDARVQADTEIAQKNNELAIRQSELKVISDTKKAEADAAYEIQKQAQEKNIQIATVNAAIAKAERDSELKKQEVAVMQQALDAEINKKADAEKYRVEQAAAAELAKRQREAEARKYEQEREAEARKAVAEAAKYAAEQEASGIRAKYEAEASGIALRGKAEAEARRAVGLAEAEAMEKKAEAYQKYNNAAMAEMLIKVLPDIASEIAKPLAQIDKITIIGGSGSNENGVSQLASNVPVVMGKLFESMKETTGIDLGEIMRAGTYDAKVNRNLNVTGLEHANVCAGEARVTPTETAPSQQAAAAEATQQTVAQAEDTNPPDKHHDRKAH; encoded by the coding sequence ATGGATCTTGCATTGCTTCGCACCCTTGTTCCCGTTATCCTCGCCGTTTTCTTTCTGGGCATCATACTTTCCGGTTATGTCAAGGCACCGCCGGACAAGGCATTCATCATCTCGGGGTACCGTAAGACGCCGAAGATTTTAATCGGACGGGCAGGTGTTAAAATTCCGCTCCTCGAGCGTCTCGATGTCCTTTACCTCGGCCAGATGACGGTCGATATCAAGACCGAGCAGTCGGTGCCCACGACGGATTTCATCAATGTCAATGTCGATGCGGTCGCTAAGGTGCGAATTGCGCCGGACAGCAAGGGCATTGAAAAGGCGTCTCGCAACTTTCTGAATAAGAAACCCGAGCAGATTGCGATGGACCTTCAGGACTCCCTCCAGGGTAACATGCGTGAGATCATCGGCACGCTGACCTTAAAGGACATCAACACGAACCGCGATTCCTTCTCGGATCAGGTGATGATGAAGGCGGCTGCGGATATGGAGAAGCTCGGCATCGAGATTCTCTCCTGCAATATTCAAAATGTGACGGATGAGAAGGGCCTCATTAACGACCTCGGTGCGGACAACACTTCAAAGATTAAGAAGGACGCCGCGATTGCGAAGGCGCAGGCGGACCGAGACGTTGCGATTGCGCAGGCTGAGGCAAACAAGGCCGCAAACGATGCGCGTGTACAGGCAGACACCGAGATTGCGCAGAAGAACAACGAACTCGCGATTCGTCAGTCGGAACTGAAGGTCATTTCCGATACGAAGAAGGCAGAGGCGGATGCAGCTTACGAGATTCAGAAGCAGGCGCAAGAGAAGAATATCCAGATTGCCACGGTCAATGCCGCGATTGCAAAAGCAGAGCGCGACTCCGAGCTGAAGAAGCAGGAAGTCGCGGTCATGCAGCAGGCCCTCGACGCCGAAATCAACAAGAAGGCCGATGCCGAGAAGTACCGTGTGGAGCAGGCGGCTGCCGCTGAACTCGCAAAGCGCCAGAGAGAGGCGGAGGCGAGAAAGTACGAGCAGGAGCGCGAGGCAGAGGCGAGAAAGGCTGTCGCAGAGGCTGCAAAGTACGCTGCGGAGCAGGAGGCAAGCGGTATCCGCGCGAAGTACGAAGCGGAGGCAAGCGGTATTGCCCTGCGCGGTAAGGCGGAGGCAGAGGCGAGAAGAGCTGTGGGTCTTGCGGAAGCTGAGGCCATGGAAAAGAAGGCCGAGGCTTACCAGAAGTACAACAATGCCGCAATGGCGGAGATGCTCATCAAAGTGCTTCCGGACATTGCAAGTGAGATTGCGAAGCCGCTCGCACAGATCGATAAAATTACGATCATCGGCGGCAGCGGCAGCAATGAGAACGGCGTGTCGCAGCTTGCTTCGAATGTTCCCGTTGTCATGGGCAAGCTCTTTGAGTCGATGAAGGAGACCACCGGCATCGATCTCGGCGAGATTATGCGCGCGGGCACCTATGACGCAAAGGTGAACCGGAACCTCAACGTGACCGGTCTGGAGCACGCGAATGTGTGCGCAGGAGAAGCGAGGGTTACACCGACGGAAACCGCGCCTTCACAGCAGGCTGCAGCAGCGGAAGCCACGCAGCAGACGGTAGCACAGGCGGAGGATACAAATCCGCCCGACAAGCACCACGACAGAAAGGCACACTGA
- a CDS encoding adenylosuccinate synthase, producing the protein MSVKAIVGANWGDEGKGKITDVLAQDADIVVRYQGGANAGHTIINHYGRFALHLLPSGVFSERTTNVIGNGVAFHIPSFVKELASIEEQGVPAPKVLVSDRVQLLMPYHILQDSYEEARLAGKAFGSTKSGIAPFYSDKYAKIGIQAAELFDEAALREKVENICTIKNALFVHLYHQEPLKADEIMQTLAEYREAIAPYLADTGAFLTEALHAGKTVLVEGQLGSLKDPDQGIYPMVTSSHTTAAFAAVGAGFPPYELKDIVTVTKAYSSSVGAGEFVSEILDETEAEELRKRGGDKGEYGATTGRPRRVGWFDAVATRYGCRVQGSTEVALTVLDALGYLDEIPVCTGYELDGKVIDYFPVTPLLKRCKPVLTVLPGWKQDIRGITRYEELPENCRNYVEFIEKQIGVPITMVSNGPGREELIHRKK; encoded by the coding sequence ATGTCAGTCAAAGCAATTGTCGGCGCCAACTGGGGCGACGAAGGTAAGGGTAAGATTACGGACGTGCTCGCACAGGATGCGGACATTGTGGTCCGCTACCAGGGCGGTGCAAATGCGGGACACACGATTATCAACCACTACGGCAGATTTGCGCTTCACCTTCTGCCCTCCGGTGTATTCTCGGAGCGCACCACCAACGTCATCGGCAACGGTGTTGCCTTCCACATCCCCTCGTTTGTGAAGGAACTCGCGAGCATCGAGGAACAGGGCGTGCCGGCCCCGAAGGTTCTGGTCTCCGACCGCGTGCAGCTATTGATGCCCTATCACATTCTGCAGGACAGCTACGAGGAGGCGAGACTCGCGGGCAAGGCCTTCGGTTCCACGAAGTCCGGTATCGCGCCCTTTTACTCGGATAAGTACGCGAAAATCGGCATTCAGGCGGCAGAACTCTTCGATGAGGCGGCGCTTCGCGAGAAGGTAGAGAACATCTGCACCATTAAGAATGCGCTCTTTGTGCATCTCTATCATCAAGAGCCGCTGAAGGCGGATGAGATTATGCAGACCTTGGCGGAGTACCGCGAGGCGATTGCTCCCTATCTCGCGGATACGGGCGCTTTCCTCACCGAGGCACTGCACGCGGGCAAAACCGTCCTCGTCGAGGGCCAGCTCGGCTCGCTCAAGGACCCGGATCAGGGCATTTACCCCATGGTCACGAGTTCTCATACGACGGCTGCTTTTGCGGCGGTCGGAGCAGGCTTCCCGCCCTATGAGTTAAAGGACATTGTGACGGTCACCAAGGCTTACTCGAGTTCGGTCGGCGCAGGTGAGTTTGTCTCCGAGATTCTCGACGAGACCGAGGCAGAGGAGCTCAGAAAGCGCGGCGGCGATAAGGGCGAGTACGGTGCGACCACCGGAAGACCGCGCCGCGTCGGCTGGTTTGATGCGGTCGCAACCCGCTACGGCTGCCGCGTTCAGGGCAGCACCGAGGTTGCGCTCACGGTTTTGGATGCACTCGGCTATCTCGACGAGATTCCGGTCTGCACGGGTTACGAGCTGGATGGAAAGGTCATAGACTACTTCCCGGTGACCCCGCTCTTAAAGCGCTGCAAGCCGGTGCTTACGGTGCTGCCGGGCTGGAAGCAGGATATTCGCGGCATCACGCGCTATGAGGAACTCCCGGAGAACTGCCGGAACTATGTCGAGTTCATCGAGAAGCAGATCGGCGTGCCGATTACGATGGTCTCGAACGGACCGGGCCGAGAGGAACTGATTCACCGCAAGAAGTAA